The following proteins are encoded in a genomic region of Plasmodium sp. gorilla clade G2 genome assembly, chromosome: 2:
- a CDS encoding transcription factor, putative — MAFFCPNCHNIVLVHIEKGVYFYCKSCNYKYKIKNKIYNKFDCQQFNKTIPLDAVDINNKNMSKTQAVCPKCTNDEAYFYSLQIRSADEPSTIFYICVKCNYHWKE, encoded by the exons ATGGCTTTTTTTTGTCCCAACTGTCATAACATAGTTTTAGTTCATATAGAAAAGggtgtttatttttattgtaaatcatgtaattataaatataagataaaaaataaaatatataataaattcgaTTGTCAACAGTTTAATAAGACGATTCCTTTGGATGCtgttgatataaataataaaaatatgtctAAGACTCAAG cTGTATGTCCAAAGTGTACAAATGATGAAgcatatttttatagtttACAAATAAGATCTGCTGATGAACCTAGCaccatattttatatctgtGTCAAATGCAACTATCACTGGAAGGAATaa
- a CDS encoding adenylosuccinate lyase has protein sequence MDVHVNQLKNISPIDGRYKKSCEEIREYFSEYALIKYRIIVEIKWLIFLNEKEYFFSKVSDNNLSCIKSIMELINDDDILRVKKIEEETNHDVKAVEYFIREKLESLKNEEITKVIPYVHYLCTSEDINNIAYGLCLYNCLHNIIIPNIQNIIDKLKEFSFNYSDIPLLSKTHGQPASATTFGKEMSNYYYRLYKHINKLKNIEIFVKFNGAVGNFNAHKVCDPNIDWIHNITYFIETYFNLHFSLYCTQIQDHDYICEISDTLARLNYTLIDLSVDMWLYISSNILKLKIVKKEIGSSTMPHKVNPIDFENAEGNLHLANSLFKLFSSKLPISRLQRDLSDSTVLRNLGSSFAYSLISYKSLLKGLNKIDVDQNVINEQLNQNWCTLAEPIQIIMKKYNIPDSYEQLKNFTRGQSIDKQCIHQFIQQNCSQLPKKAIEELMNLTPHNYVGYASYLSKNVEHLTKHKKEN, from the coding sequence atggaTGTACATGTGAATCAACTGAAAAACATCTCACCCATCGACGGTAGATACAAGAAATCGTGCGAAGAAATTAGGGAATATTTTTCAGAATACGCTTTGATAAAATATAGAATAATTGTTGAGATAAAATggttaatatttttgaatgagaaagaatatttcttttcaaaggttagtgataataatttgaGTTGTATAAAATCTATAATGGAATtaataaatgatgatgatatattGCGTGTAAAAAAGATAGAAGAAGAAACCAATCATGATGTGAAAGCTgttgaatattttataagagAGAAATTAGAaagtttaaaaaatgaagaaataacAAAAGTAATACCATATGTACATTATTTATGTACTAgtgaagatataaataatatagcttatggtttatgtttatataattgtttacataatattataataccaaatatacaaaatattatagacaaattaaaagaattttcttttaattattCTGATATCCCTTTATTATCAAAAACACATGGACAACCTGCATCAGCAACTACATTTGGAAAGGAAATGTCTAACTATTATTATcgtttatataaacatataaataaattaaaaaatattgaaatatttGTTAAATTTAATGGAGCTGTAGGGAATTTTAATGCACATAAAGTTTGTGATCCTAATATTGATTGGattcataatattacatattttatagaaacatattttaatttacatttttcattatattgcACACAAATACAAGATCATgattatatatgtgaaataTCAGATACATTGGCTCGTTTAAATTATACTTTAATTGATTTATCTGTTGATATGtggttatatatttcatctaATATTCTAAAACTtaaaattgtaaaaaaagaaattggAAGTAGTACTATGCCACATAAAGTTAATCCTATAGATTTTGAAAATGCTGAAGGAAATTTACATCTAGCTAATTcattattcaaattatttaGTTCGAAATTACCTATTAGTAGATTACAAAGAGATTTATCTGATTCAACTGTTCTTAGAAATCTAGGTTCATCCTTTGCTTATTCtttaatatcatataaatctTTATTAAAAGGATTAAACAAAATTGATGTAGATCAAAATGTTATCAATGAACAATTAAATCAAAACTGGTGCACATTAGCAGAACCGATacaaattattatgaaaaaatataatattcctGATTCTTATGAACAACTCAAAAACTTTACACGAGGTCAATCTATAGACAAACAATGCATCCATCAATTCATACAACAAAATTGTTCTCAACTACCAAAAAAGGCAATCGAAGAATTGATGAATCTAACACCTCACAATTATGTTGGATATGCAAGTTATTTGTCAAAAAATGTGGAACACTTGACCaaacataaaaaagaaaattaa
- a CDS encoding merozoite surface protein 2, giving the protein MKVIKTLSIINFFIFVTLNIKNESKYSNNLINSAYNMNIKRSMASTGSNTTSGTANPTNTPTSAGNSGSTGNADNAGSTGGADSSVSAGSASSSDKTDSTENNSDSSSSTLSQNPGSDSVSTTAKNNPTEGENTNKVNEPKTQEATESGKTAIPSSSTEQAQKSDSQAETAEKSDSSNEQKQNSAPKTEQSPNAAQKAEEAKAPETQPAPATKPNEKPGNMQGSRNNQPQSSSEDQKECKNGDEASCGAGASLLSNSSNIASINNFVALISVTFVLAVSFFI; this is encoded by the coding sequence ATGAAGGTAATTAAAACTTTGTCtattataaatttctttatctttgttaccttaaatattaaaaatgaaagtaAATATAGCAACAATTTGATAAACAGTGCttataatatgaacataAAGAGAAGTATGGCAAGTACTGGTTCTAACACTACTAGTGGAACTGCAAATCCTACAAATACTCCTACTAGTGCTGGTAATTCTGGTAGTACTGGTAATGCTGATAATGCTGGTAGTACTGGTGGTGCTGATAGTTCTGTTAGTGCTGGTAGTGCTAGTAGTTCCGATAAAACTGATAGTACTGAAAATAATTCAGATTCATCTTCTAGCACCCTTTCACAAAATCCAGGTTCTGATAGCGTATCAACCACTGCAAAGAATAATCCAACAGAGGGTGAAAACACAAACAAAGTAAATGAACCCAAAACTCAGGAAGCCACTGAAAGTGGAAAAACTGCAATTCCTTCATCATCAACTGAACAAGCTCAAAAATCTGATTCACAAGCTGAAACAGCAGAAAAATCTGATTCATCAAAtgaacaaaaacaaaattcTGCTCCAAAAACTGAACAATCTCCAAATGCTGCTCAAAAAGCAGAAGAAGCTAAAGCCCCAGAAACACAACCAGCCCCAGCTACTAAACCTAATGAAAAACCAGGAAATATGCAAGGTTCTAGAAATAATCAACCACAAAGTTCTTCTGAAGACCAAAAAGAATGTAAGAATGGTGACGAAGCCAGTTGTGGAGCAGGAGCATCCCTCTTAAGCAACTCTAGCAATATTGCttcaataaataattttgttgCTTTAATTTCAGTAACATTTGTTTTAGCTGTTTCCttcttcatataa
- a CDS encoding merozoite surface protein 5, with translation MNILYILSYINFFVIFYSLNLNNRNENFLTVRRLMSDQTEGGGVGSEDNVNKNNNRSDENKLKEEDALSTEMTEKNSSSSDKQPNDISQDESKNNSKSSESIQKEREEKENSNPNLDSSKNSSESTTRSVDISEHNSNNAETKDENGEETLELEINENADRGQEPPNRLHFDNIDDEVPHYSALRYNKVEKDVTDDMLLYNMMSHENKKSCSINNGGCSDDQLCININNIGVKCICKDGYLLGTKCILLNSYSFHPFFSIIIYIILFLLLFV, from the exons atgaatatattatatattctatcatatattaattttttcgtaattttttatagcttgaatttaaataatagaaATGAGAATTTTTTGACTGTAAGAAGATTAATGAGTGACCAAACAGAAGGGGGTGGTGTTGGAAGTGAAGATAatgtgaataaaaataataatagaagtgatgaaaataaattaaaagaagaagatgcTTTATCTACTGAGATGACTGAAAAAAATTCCAGTTCATCAGATAAACAACCCAATGATATTTCACAAGATGAATCAAAGAATAATTCTAAGAGTTCAGAATCTATACAAAAAGAACGTGAAGAAAAAGAGAATAGTAACCCTAATTTAGATAGTAGTAAAAATTCTAGTGAGAGTACAACACGTTCTGTTGATATATCAGAACATAATTCTAATAATGCAGAGACAAAAGACGAGAACGGAGAAGAAACTTTAGAACTTGAAATTAATGAGAATGCAGATAGAGGTCAAGAGCCTCCAAATAGATTACATTTTg aCAATATAGATGATGAGGTGCCACATTACAGCGCCCtaagatataataaagtaGAAAAAGATGTAACAGATGATAtgctattatataatatgatgagtcatgaaaataaaaaatcatgCTCCATAAATAATGGTGGATGTTCTGACGATCaattatgtataaatataaataatattggaGTTAAATGTATATGTAAGGATGGATATTTACTAGGAACAAAATGCATATTATTGAATTCTTATTCTTTCCatccatttttttctattattatttatattatattgtttttattattattcgtttaa
- a CDS encoding merozoite surface protein 4 codes for MWIVKFLIVVNFFLSCTTHFDKLYSSYSYNIVPENGSMLNRRILEEDKRNVKVGSTSDASGKDGSSSGSPNSSSTEGKENENTTTEQAGKGSNKEESAKETANEKGGAKVEEKDKEQTVGEKAGKDQKKVTEESGKESKVAVDTKKNEAIPEKVAEPRSPTSDEHAGEEEDEDEDDEEEEEDDDEDSDSSSYDTYNKEDSDDEDLCKHNNGDCGDDKICEYVGNRRVKCKCKEGYKLEGIECVEMFSLASSSLNLIFNSFITIFVVILLIN; via the exons atgtggatagttaaatttttaatagtagttaatttttttttaagttgtACCACACACtttgataaattatatagcagttattcttataatattgtaCCAGAAAATGGAAGTATGTTAAATAGGAGAATTTTAGAGGAAGACAAAAGAAATGTGAAAGTAGGAAGTACTAGTGATGCTTCTGGAAAGGATGGATCTTCAAGTGGTTCCCCCAATTCATCTAGCACAGAAGGAAAAGAGAATGAAAATACAACTACTGAACAAGCAGGAAAAGGTagtaataaagaagaaagtGCCAAAGAAACTGCAAATGAAAAGGGTGGTGCTAAAgtagaagaaaaagataaagaaCAAACAGTTGGTGAAAAAGCAGGTAAAGATCAAAAAAAAGTTACAGAAGAATCTGGAAAAGAATCCAAAGTAGCTGttgatacaaaaaaaaatgaagctATCCCTGAAAAGGTAGCTGAACCTCGTTCACCAACTTCAg ATGAGCATGCTGGAGAGGAGGAGGACGAAGACGAAGACGACGAAGAAGAAGAGGAAGATGATGACGAAGATTCTGATTCTTCAAGTTATGATActtataataaagaagattCAGATGATGAAGATTTATGTAAACATAATAATGGAGATTGTGGAGATGATAAAATATGTGAATATGTTGGAAATAGAAGAGTAAAATGTAAATGTAAAGAAGGATATAAATTAGAAGGTATTGAATGTGTTGAAATGTTTTCCTTAGCATCTTCttctttaaatttaatttttaattcatttataacaatatttgttgttatattgttaataaattaa